The proteins below come from a single Ciona intestinalis unplaced genomic scaffold, KH HT001064.1, whole genome shotgun sequence genomic window:
- the LOC100179428 gene encoding sperm surface protein Sp17, with the protein MNISILAAKLRVPNGFSTLLECFATEVMREQPLDIVTFASRYFNQLLTERESSDKSVIYPSGEIKERIDGDSYFGTAHKKYRRTDAEIFSQNKYEDAAIKIQTSYKQYKHERKVKQIKAKQSVAATKIQSRYRGYKTRKHYKIRLTDKQNLDVAATKIQSRYRGYAARKKVNTKVEYGKVEVEAASVIQSRYRKHRKQTDTKTNAAIKIQSVYRGYKVRNDRKKQ; encoded by the exons atgaacATTTCGATATTGGCGGCCAAACTTCGGGTTCCCAATGGATTTTCAACGTTGCTTGAATGTTTCGCGACCGAAGTAATGCGCGAACAACCGCTGGATATTGTGACGTTCGCATCGAGATATTTCAACCAACTGCTTACGGAGCGAGAAT CCAGCGATAAATCTGTTATTTATCCATCGGGGGAAATCAAGGAAAGGATTGACGGGGATAGTTACTTTGGG ACGGCTCACAAGAAATATCGACGAACAGACGCAGAAATATTCTCGCAGAACAAATACGAAGACGCCGCGATCAAAATACAAACCTCgtacaaacaatataaacatgagaggaaagttaaacaaat CAAAGCCAAGCAAAGTGTTGCCGCAACGAAAATACAATCCCGTTACCGAGGTTACAAAACACggaaacattataaaatacgACTGACCGATAAACAG AACCTCGATGTTGCTGCAACGAAGATACAATCACGTTACCGTGGATATGCAGCgagaaaaaaagttaacacCAAG GTTGAATACGGCAAAGTAGAAGTAGAAGCAGCTTCCGTCATCCAATCACGATACAGGAAACATAGAAAACAAACAG ACACGAAAACCAACGCAGCGATCAAGATACAAAGTGTTTACCGCGGTTACAAGG